From a single Bacteroidota bacterium genomic region:
- a CDS encoding PKD domain-containing protein, producing the protein MKKSILSLLILIGSCMFVLAQNTIQMPLPAQNTTFSGSVRGYWFTSPTCFTITGAQVPFDAATGDQSIAIVKLDSAPPLYSTVTNNFTVLYLTQNNPDTGIQALNIEVAPGDIIGVLGVRKNTSGSDVNSYATSPSTSDINGFPVTIQRLGMQFSLSTTSPQDLWTEAAGSISRVFLYYDTTYSINVYATWQGGTIYSFTNGASSGATSVWDYGDGSPLDTAYNPTHTFPSPGNYTVCSYITGACVSDTVCTTVIICPAPALAAYNYTINYPTVDFSDGSQNAVSWSWDFGDGSPLDNSQNPSHTYSTFGLYTVCLTVTDTCGGVNTKCQNISVCPAVLPISLGSDVTACGSTVLSLPGSYTTYTWSNASTTSQITVTTTGTYNVVVTDAAGCSGGDTIDVTINPNPVVSLGNDSVSICGGLAITLDAQNPGSTYLWNTTEVTQTITVTQSGLYSVTVTNGFGCTAADTITATVFTLPSLFLGFDLNICESLVNIYAGNNGSTYIWNTGATTQTIQVMTGGTYSVLVTDVNGCTAVDTINIVMNPQGVSYVETQSLVCVTASPITLTPGTPAGGTYSGPGVTGNTFDPAVAGVGNKNVIYAYTDTAGCIGRDTSVITVDPCSGIGEINSAGIHLYPNPGTGVFQLTMKDQAALILVMDNQGKEVFRRVPESKQQLLDLSREAEGVYLLMVLDKNNEFSMPFVIAR; encoded by the coding sequence ATGAAAAAAAGTATACTCAGCTTATTGATTCTGATAGGCAGCTGTATGTTTGTTCTTGCACAAAACACCATTCAGATGCCATTACCGGCTCAAAACACTACATTTTCCGGTAGTGTACGCGGATATTGGTTTACTTCTCCCACCTGTTTTACTATTACCGGTGCCCAGGTGCCCTTTGATGCCGCAACGGGAGATCAAAGTATTGCCATTGTCAAACTCGACTCCGCCCCTCCGCTTTACAGTACAGTGACCAATAATTTTACGGTGCTGTATCTGACCCAAAATAATCCGGATACCGGGATACAGGCATTGAATATTGAAGTGGCTCCCGGAGATATAATCGGGGTGTTGGGTGTACGAAAGAATACCTCCGGAAGTGATGTGAACTCCTATGCCACATCACCCTCCACTTCTGATATTAACGGTTTCCCGGTTACCATTCAACGGTTGGGAATGCAGTTCTCTTTGTCTACAACCAGCCCTCAGGATCTCTGGACAGAAGCTGCAGGAAGTATCAGCAGGGTGTTTTTATACTATGACACTACCTATAGCATCAATGTATATGCCACCTGGCAGGGTGGTACCATTTATTCCTTTACCAACGGAGCCAGCTCAGGAGCTACTTCTGTCTGGGATTACGGTGATGGATCGCCGTTAGATACCGCCTATAATCCTACACATACTTTCCCCTCTCCCGGTAATTATACTGTTTGCAGTTATATCACCGGAGCTTGCGTAAGCGATACTGTTTGTACCACCGTCATCATCTGCCCGGCACCTGCACTGGCGGCTTATAACTATACGATCAACTATCCTACAGTAGATTTCAGCGATGGTTCTCAGAATGCCGTTAGCTGGTCATGGGATTTTGGAGACGGCTCACCACTGGATAATAGCCAGAATCCTTCTCATACTTATTCAACATTTGGTTTATACACTGTTTGCCTTACCGTGACAGATACCTGCGGCGGGGTGAACACAAAGTGTCAGAATATATCTGTATGCCCTGCTGTATTACCTATCAGCCTGGGAAGTGATGTAACGGCTTGCGGCAGCACCGTTTTAAGTTTACCCGGCAGCTATACCACCTATACCTGGAGCAATGCGTCTACAACCTCGCAGATTACAGTCACCACTACCGGTACCTACAATGTTGTGGTGACCGATGCCGCCGGTTGCTCAGGAGGAGATACCATTGATGTTACGATTAATCCGAACCCTGTTGTATCCTTAGGGAATGATTCCGTTTCAATTTGTGGAGGTTTAGCGATTACACTGGACGCTCAGAATCCGGGGAGTACCTATCTCTGGAATACAACTGAAGTAACACAAACGATCACGGTAACACAATCCGGATTGTATTCCGTGACAGTTACCAATGGCTTTGGTTGTACAGCCGCAGATACCATTACAGCTACGGTGTTTACTTTACCATCGCTCTTCCTTGGGTTTGATTTGAATATTTGTGAGAGCCTGGTTAATATTTATGCCGGGAATAATGGGAGTACCTATATCTGGAATACAGGAGCCACAACACAAACGATTCAGGTGATGACAGGGGGAACGTATTCAGTGCTGGTAACCGATGTCAATGGATGCACTGCCGTAGACACGATCAATATTGTGATGAATCCGCAGGGAGTGTCTTATGTGGAAACACAATCATTGGTATGCGTGACAGCATCCCCCATTACACTAACGCCCGGAACCCCTGCAGGCGGAACCTATTCCGGTCCCGGTGTAACAGGAAATACTTTTGACCCTGCCGTAGCAGGTGTCGGAAATAAAAATGTGATTTATGCTTATACCGATACCGCAGGTTGTATAGGAAGAGATACTTCTGTGATTACGGTCGATCCTTGTTCCGGAATTGGTGAAATCAACAGCGCCGGAATTCATCTCTACCCGAATCCGGGAACAGGTGTTTTTCAATTGACAATGAAGGATCAAGCCGCGTTAATTCTTGTAATGGATAATCAGGGTAAAGAAGTGTTCCGACGTGTTCCGGAGTCAAAACAACAGCTATTGGATTTAAGTAGGGAAGCAGAGGGTGTGTATTTGCTCATGGTCCTGGATAAAAACAATGAATTCAGCATGCCTTTTGTAATTGCCCGGTAG
- a CDS encoding SBBP repeat-containing protein, which yields MKYSIRVKVMVVGLFLIWTAVQAQMPVYNWAKTTLGNVESIQRGAVVDAAGNVYITGVFFGTVDFDPGPAVCSVTPVPYGCNAYVAKYDALGNFLWVKNIAIAASYGNNSIAMDISGNIYITGFYSGTTDFNPGPGVFSVSSAAGSTDMYLVKLDGNGNFIWANTMGGTTDDRGNEVVTDPAGNVYVAGNFTGTVDFDPGPGIISRTSSGGTDMFLLKYDGAGIFQWVKQMGGFNDDDIRDIALDGSGNIFIAGSFNGTADFDPGAGVMNLVSNGNKDMFFAKYDPAGNYGWSRSAGGTWIDLCTALAVAGGGDVFLTGIFNATVDFNAGVGINTLTSGITANSFVLRYDGAGNFIWVKGLPLNTANLDIVIDAYNTFFISGSYGNINGAAIDMDPGAGVAALTIPGGLPPPYYNVLGRYDWNGNYLWAGVFGHTCYCSVAGYKSSMAVKTGYLYYSGIFNGNAFSAATVDFDPGSGIANLTAPSSVDNTFFTKFGISLSPLPVDLVNFFGRQEKSGIQLNWNTASESDNDYFEIWRSSEADNFTLIGKVNGNGTTTAPIAYEFIDISPLPGLNYYQLRQVDYNGTPELSNIAVVLNRSNSISCTLVPVITGKYTLVCAGLSTVNYSILDMNGRRLSDGSTSADGYANIDLSLLPQGSYLLVVLFGNEKKVFRLLN from the coding sequence ATGAAGTATTCTATAAGAGTTAAAGTAATGGTAGTAGGGTTGTTCTTGATATGGACAGCCGTGCAGGCACAGATGCCGGTGTACAATTGGGCAAAAACCACACTTGGTAATGTAGAGTCTATTCAGCGAGGTGCTGTTGTAGATGCTGCAGGGAATGTATATATTACCGGGGTGTTTTTTGGCACTGTTGATTTCGATCCGGGACCTGCCGTTTGTTCAGTAACACCCGTCCCCTACGGTTGCAATGCCTATGTGGCGAAGTACGATGCCCTTGGGAATTTTTTATGGGTAAAGAATATTGCTATTGCAGCTTCCTACGGGAATAATAGTATTGCTATGGATATCTCAGGCAATATTTACATCACCGGTTTTTATTCCGGAACTACAGATTTTAATCCGGGTCCCGGTGTGTTCTCAGTGAGTTCGGCTGCAGGAAGTACGGATATGTACCTGGTAAAACTGGATGGCAATGGGAATTTTATTTGGGCGAATACAATGGGTGGTACCACTGATGACAGAGGCAATGAGGTGGTGACAGATCCGGCAGGAAATGTGTATGTCGCCGGAAATTTTACGGGAACAGTCGATTTTGATCCGGGTCCGGGTATCATTTCCCGGACTTCATCGGGAGGAACAGATATGTTTTTATTGAAATATGATGGGGCAGGGATTTTTCAATGGGTGAAGCAAATGGGAGGATTTAACGATGACGATATTCGTGACATAGCGTTGGACGGGAGTGGAAATATTTTTATTGCCGGGTCTTTTAATGGTACTGCAGATTTTGATCCGGGAGCCGGGGTAATGAATCTGGTGTCGAATGGGAACAAGGATATGTTTTTCGCGAAGTATGATCCGGCCGGAAATTACGGGTGGTCACGGAGTGCCGGAGGGACGTGGATTGATCTCTGCACCGCTCTTGCAGTTGCAGGAGGAGGAGATGTTTTTCTAACAGGAATTTTTAATGCGACAGTAGATTTCAATGCAGGAGTGGGGATTAACACACTAACGTCTGGCATAACCGCAAATTCTTTCGTGCTCCGTTACGATGGAGCAGGGAACTTTATTTGGGTAAAAGGTCTTCCATTGAATACAGCCAATCTCGACATTGTCATCGATGCTTACAATACTTTTTTTATCTCGGGAAGTTATGGAAATATTAATGGAGCGGCTATCGATATGGATCCCGGTGCAGGTGTCGCCGCCCTTACTATTCCCGGTGGACTTCCTCCTCCTTATTATAACGTGCTGGGCAGATATGATTGGAATGGAAATTATCTATGGGCCGGTGTTTTCGGTCATACTTGCTATTGCAGCGTGGCAGGATATAAATCGAGTATGGCGGTAAAAACCGGGTATCTGTATTATTCAGGCATCTTTAACGGTAATGCCTTTAGTGCAGCCACAGTTGATTTTGATCCGGGATCAGGTATAGCAAATCTGACCGCCCCTTCGTCAGTAGATAATACCTTTTTTACAAAGTTTGGAATTTCACTGAGCCCACTGCCGGTAGACCTTGTGAATTTCTTCGGCAGACAGGAGAAGTCGGGAATACAGTTGAATTGGAATACAGCTTCAGAAAGTGATAATGATTATTTTGAAATATGGAGGAGTAGCGAAGCGGATAATTTTACCTTGATTGGAAAAGTAAATGGAAATGGAACTACAACAGCGCCGATAGCGTACGAATTTATAGATATATCCCCATTGCCGGGTTTAAATTATTATCAATTGCGGCAGGTGGATTATAATGGTACTCCTGAGCTATCGAATATCGCAGTGGTTTTAAATCGATCAAATAGCATTTCATGTACCCTTGTACCGGTGATAACCGGAAAATATACCCTGGTATGTGCAGGTTTATCAACGGTGAACTACAGCATTCTGGATATGAACGGACGCCGATTAAGTGATGGTAGCACTTCCGCGGATGGTTATGCAAATATTGACCTCTCCTTACTACCACAAGGAAGTTATCTGTTGGTTGTATTGTTCGGGAATGAAAAGAAGGTGTTTAGATTGCTAAACTAA
- a CDS encoding T9SS type A sorting domain-containing protein, giving the protein MKNKMNRFLFATLLCITTTIAEGQQWNTLNGGTSDWVFSSGIYNGDFVVGGKFTAAGGVSANHIAKWDGGTWSALGGGLNAEVDAIVQYNNKLYVGGQFTMAGTTNVNFLAKWNGVNWSDVNGDMGGTVTSLVVYNGDLIIGGYFTDADGFPANYIVGWDGNNWFNLGTGMGGSQGQVMALQVYNGELYAGGFFTSAGGTTANHIAKWDGTTWSAVGGGISNIVYSLTEYNGKLIAGGLFLSAGSVPVNNIAAWDGTNWSALGGGVSGTFYQYVFALKAYNGNLIAGGLFTTANGQTVNGVAKWDGTTWSSMGGGMYYGGANAFGVQTLCVYGTQLIAGGIFTTAGSTSTGHIAQWDEPLVGINESLLSESNYLLNYPNPFSSTTTISFQQNQSEKVELTLKDITGKTLSVILSKQELPPGDYQIQFDGGEVAAGTYLLELRKGNTCKVIRLAIQ; this is encoded by the coding sequence ATGAAAAATAAAATGAATAGATTCCTCTTCGCTACCCTGTTGTGTATAACGACCACTATAGCCGAAGGGCAGCAATGGAATACGCTCAATGGTGGCACTTCTGACTGGGTCTTTTCCTCCGGTATATACAATGGTGATTTCGTTGTTGGTGGAAAATTTACCGCGGCCGGAGGCGTTTCTGCAAATCATATTGCTAAATGGGATGGAGGTACATGGTCCGCCCTGGGAGGAGGATTAAATGCCGAAGTAGATGCGATCGTTCAGTACAACAATAAGCTGTATGTAGGTGGACAATTTACAATGGCCGGAACTACGAACGTGAATTTTCTGGCTAAGTGGAATGGCGTGAACTGGTCCGATGTAAACGGTGACATGGGAGGAACGGTGACCTCACTGGTAGTTTACAATGGCGATTTAATTATCGGTGGTTATTTTACGGATGCAGATGGATTCCCTGCCAATTATATTGTGGGTTGGGATGGAAACAACTGGTTTAATCTGGGCACCGGAATGGGAGGATCTCAAGGACAGGTGATGGCCTTGCAGGTGTATAATGGTGAATTGTATGCCGGCGGATTTTTTACTTCTGCAGGAGGTACAACTGCCAATCATATTGCAAAGTGGGATGGCACCACGTGGTCAGCAGTAGGTGGTGGAATCTCTAATATTGTTTATTCACTGACAGAATATAACGGGAAACTTATTGCCGGTGGCTTGTTCCTGAGTGCAGGCAGTGTACCGGTAAATAATATTGCCGCCTGGGATGGCACTAACTGGTCAGCATTGGGTGGAGGTGTTTCCGGAACATTTTACCAATATGTTTTTGCACTGAAAGCCTACAATGGAAATCTGATAGCCGGTGGTTTGTTCACTACTGCTAATGGTCAAACCGTAAATGGCGTGGCGAAATGGGATGGAACAACATGGAGCAGCATGGGTGGAGGAATGTATTATGGCGGGGCAAACGCATTTGGTGTACAAACACTATGTGTGTATGGAACGCAACTCATCGCAGGGGGTATATTTACTACCGCAGGTTCTACCAGCACCGGACATATCGCTCAATGGGATGAACCGTTAGTGGGAATCAATGAAAGCCTTTTGAGCGAAAGTAACTACCTGCTAAATTATCCGAATCCTTTTTCTTCGACGACAACAATTTCATTCCAACAAAACCAATCGGAGAAAGTGGAACTCACGTTGAAGGATATCACCGGAAAAACGCTATCTGTCATTCTTTCAAAACAGGAATTGCCTCCCGGTGATTATCAAATACAGTTTGATGGGGGAGAGGTGGCAGCGGGAACGTACTTGCTTGAACTCAGAAAAGGAAATACTTGTAAAGTGATTCGCCTTGCAATTCAATAG